In a single window of the Antennarius striatus isolate MH-2024 chromosome 3, ASM4005453v1, whole genome shotgun sequence genome:
- the qng1 gene encoding queuosine 5'-phosphate N-glycosylase/hydrolase encodes MNSSLSPRESGQFIAERSQDVFVEAQGVQKVAEILYKLRHSDSLTASGWKKANPLAPAPTSDEALNWIFVVDTMNFSFWPVKETQQCEVTYKGTTYTGYMTLCAAITRALDEGIPITDPKYFSQMSMEELAHVLRSDNETTMPMLQQRHQVLTEGGRVLLEHGGSFRSFIGQAGNNARKMVELIVEKIPSYRDEATYEGMRVSFFKRAQILVADFWGIMEVRGEGNITDMDWLTMFADYRVPQALVYLGALRYSDALMQALMDGELLNSGDRREVEIRGCSIWSVELIKDHLCKLVQERDGQTCSINSAIIDFYLWPYAKQHHKEMSHIPIHHTRCVYY; translated from the exons ATGAATTCATCGCTGTCTCCCCGTGAGTCCGGACAATTCATAGCTGAGCGGAGCCAGGATGTGTTTGTGGAAGCGCAGGGAGTGCAGAAGGTGGCAGAGATTCTGTACAAGCTGAGACACAGTGACAGTCTGACTGCCAGTGGTTGGAAGAAGGCAAATCCTTTGGCTCCGGCACCAACTTCTGATG AGGCCTTGAACTGGATTTTTGTGGTTGACACCATGAACTTTTCTTTTTGGCCAGTGAAAGAAACTCAACAGTGTGAGGTGACCTACAAAGGGACCACCTACACTGGATACATGACTCTGTGTGCTGCTATCACCAGAGCCTTGGATGAAG GTATACCCATCACTGATCCAAAGTACTTCTCTCAGATGAGTATGGAGGAGTTGGCACATGTTCTTCGATCAGACAATGAAACAACCATGCCAATGCTTCAGCAGCGCCACCAG GTTCTGACAGAAGGTGGTCGGGTTTTGTTAGAACACGGAGGAAGCTTCCGGAGTTTCATTGGCCAAGCCGGGAACAATGCTCGAAAGATGGTGGAACTGATCGTGGAGAAGATCCCCTCCTACAGGGATGAAGCTACCTATGAG GGTATGAGAGTTTCTTTTTTCAAGCGAGCTCAGATCCTGGTGGCAGATTTCTGGGGCATCatggaggtgagaggagaggGGAACATCACTGACATGGACTGGCTCACCATGTTTGCAGACTACAGGGTCCCGCAAGCTCTCGTCTACCTCGGCGCACTACGATACTCTGATGCGCTGATGCAAGCACTTATGGATG GGGAGCTGCTGAATTCAGGGGACAGGAGAGAGGTTGAGATCCGAGGTTGTTCGATTTGGTCTGTTGAGCTGATCAAAGATCATCTTTGCAAACTGGTGCAGGAGCGAGACGGACAGACGTGCAGCATCAACTCTGCAATCATTGACTTCTACCTGTGGCCTTATGCCAAGCAGCACCACAAAGAGATGTCTCACATTCCTATACACCACACACGCTGTGTTTACTATTGA